tgtcTAGTTATGACTTATGATTTAGtgattgaattttatttgaggatttattgtaaatttaattagtttaattttgtggatgtattttaAGTTGAATgatatattttgacaaaattttataatttttgagatttttaagtaattaaatttaattacatttttttgaataaaataatataaaaatgcaTTATGACTTTAGAACTCAATCTACTCTTAATCgtattaattttgtttgagtttgatgtaaaaCTGCGGGTTGAGAACTCAACTCAACCCAACTCATGAATACTCCTACGTATTTTCGTTCTGACTCTACAGTTcatatgtataaaataataaatttaaaacttatatttattataattaatataataaaataattattattatacaataataaagaaaaatataaaaaatcttaatttttagaaagtaattaaaatttatattatttaaaatattaaataaatttcatcataaCATATATaccaatttaaaaattataataatttcacTTGCAAGTTCGGGTGTGGAGCGAATATCAGTCCATCAAACTCGCTTCCATGTTCCatcattgatttttaatttcGAGAATAAAAACATTCATACCTACATTAGTACCTACCAGATGAAAGAGGATTTTCCTCGTAAAAAAACATGACAAATTCACGTGAACACCAATAAATATGAGTTGTGTTATGAGTTGTGTTGTCATTTCTATTCAAGACCCATAAACTCAAATGATTGAGTTTTTCCTTATAATTGAGTTTCTCCTATGGCAATTATtatactataattaattttaacctATTTATTTTgtctaacaatttttttttcctaatgtacaatattattaatattttgataaacttTTTTATCACTCTACTCTATAACTTTCTCACTCAATCACCAAACCAACCTCAGATTCCTTTTTGACTGACTGATTTATTTGTAATGTATTTAGGTTAGTTAGTGAATTAGTACGTTTAGTTAGTACTTATCTCCACCATACAATTTGTATTATATAGCATATTTTatgttcttttgttttttaaaactaaaaggCAAGCCTCaagaaacaaagaaaaagtTATACATCTCCAAGAAACACTTCTCAATCTACCAATAagacaaatataaaaagatGATTGCTATTTGTCACAACATCCTCCTTCATAAGCGCATCAAGAAGTGTGCAATACAAACAATAGGACCTATATAACCATTCACACACTTCTCAATATTGAAAAATCAAATCATCAATAGTTCAATACTAAATTATTACATTGTCGTGTTGCTTTTGTGAATTTCTTATTCGTGACAAGTATCATTATCcatataaaaaatgatactaTTTACATAAAGATAAACCAAACGTAGCAAAAGATTTTGAACTTAATCTACTTTCCTATTTCATACTATAGAAAGAAAATTCACAAATACATTCAATATTACTTCATGTGTTCTATATATACTTGTTTTACTCTCTTTCTATTGATATTGAGCTTATTCAGAATATCCCACAATTAAATTTACTAATACTAATTGAATTGCCCAATAAACCATTGAAGTGAATGGCATCTCAAGTAGATATCAACGGGGTGCCCAACACTTATATGGAATCTATTATTAAGTGTGTATTACTAAATTTTAATACACGAGTTGTAGAACCGAAAGTCATCAAAGAAAGTGATAATCCAAAATATAATGTGCCGTAGAAAAATATGTGATTGATGAGTAGTATAGAGATTTTGAAAAGATTATTATTCGTTAGATGTTCGTCCACccctaataaaataaacttgttatctgaaattagtttttaatgttatatttcCAAAAACATATTATCATAAGTGTGTTTTCcataatgtatttttaattttatgaccAAACTAAGGGTTGGATGAACAatcattttattatgatattttggatttaaaagGAGGGAAGACATTAATCATATATGTATCATAAATCAACGAAATAATTTTCTAGCCCATTCTATCCTTCTACAGATTCTGGACCAACAGACTGGCCCATTATCGTTTtctcaaataataattttaacataaataaataaagttgaccaaaaaaatattataaataatagatTTAAAGGCacttttgattttctattttgatcaaatgaatttttagtcttcttttttttttaatagattttttggTCTccttgttaattaattattggaTTTTTTTAGTCCTTGTCGTTTTTGTGATGTGTCACTCTCATTAATAACATGACATTTAGATGAGttcgattaaaaaaaaatcaccttattattattattataattaattttatttatatattaatacatatgaaatttaaatttttaaataaaatgtttaaaatctatttatttttttaataattttgtaagaCATCAACTTACTATGTGGCTATGTCTAAACTATTATCAATGTGGCTTactattattgtaattattaaaattagatAAATGCAACAATTccttataaaatcacaatgataATTAGTGATAGTATTAtctattgaaaatttaaatggtAAATGTTTAATAAACTTTAGTATTTTTATGGTCTTTatgatcaattttttatttagtaaaataattataatattaagaataattagttttatgctATTAATGATTTAGGATaagatataattaatttgtatgaGTAGAAGTTTGAGTGAgtaataactaataaaatattgtttaggGTTTAATAGGGAGTGCAATTCACTTATGAGGCGTACAATTCACTTAGGCAGGATGTGCGTATCAATcttctaataaataaattacaaggAAATAGAATATAGaaatacaaattaataataaaaataaaaacatgaataaaagaatataaatagTGATTATGTGGGAGAATATTGTTAAAAGAGAAGAAAGGAGAGGAAAGAGAAAGAGTTAAGATGAAGAGAGTAGAGGAGAGGTGAGatgagaagaaaataaataagacgaaaaataaacaaaagagaATGGTGAGAGAGAGTGAGAGGGATGGGAAGGACACATAAGCCATTGGTGGGTAAGGAAAATGAATATGGAAGAGAAAAGGCTATGACTCCAACaagaaaaagaggaaaaattcaagaaaaaaattatgacaCAACTAATCTCCTTGTAATTTCTCGATGGTAATATagaaattcttttaaaatatctattaGTCATGtataagattttaaattaatttaaatgtttgAATAATGAGTTTATTTCTCTCCCTTCTCTTGCATGtttggataaattttttattttgtgacaTGAAAAGAAGTTAATGGATTctaattttggaaaaaatataATGCATGACTatcttttatttgatttgaCTCTTGCACATAAGTTTTGAGTATAttagttttgttcaaatttaatTAGACGTATAAagtgaaattgaaattttgataTGAATGAGTTTTGTATATGATGATAAGTGATTATTTTGGATAAAAGAGATAAGAGGAAAGTTTAATCCTTCAATCCCGAATTGACACTTTGTGGGTATTTCATTTATAACTTTCTCCACCAATATTGCATCGCAATATGATTCTCAAACCATTAGAAAGTAAACaaattatcttcaaaataaGCACTTAGATCATTAAATTTCACTTATTATAGTAGAAGAAAATAGACCGAAGTAAATAgatatttatctttaaaaaataaaattatatttataaactagaCATCCTAAATTTTTCGATGATTGTTCATTTACTTAAATCGAACAtcgtttaatattttaattaaattattaaagttgATGCATATGTATTGAAAACGTGAATTTAAGATTATTTTAGGTAAAATATCTTCTATCATTTTATTTGGTATTTCTTTTCATATTATATGGCTACTATAGTGTGTGTATTTCTTTTCATATTATATGTACTACAGTGTGTGTGAGGATAAGTGGACACTAATTTCGAATTTAATTATGTTCAACTTTATCAAATTATGGTACTCAAGTAGAGGGCATTGTATGAAATCAATTTAGTCTTTACGACTTACTTGTTAAgtagaatttaaattattagattACTCATGTTTAGTGacttaaattgttttaaatgattGACGTTAGAGGTATTTGAGTATAACCGACAAATAAAGAGTATTTTACTAAATTTCAATATAGTTTATCGAGATGATTTTCCATGCTTAGTACACCAGTATGATCGAGAAAaatctataattattttattaaatttatgttacTGAATTTTATGTCTACTATGTTAGGAGTGATGTTTTTCAAATAACAATCAAATATTGAAGGTCTTAAGAGTATTTGAATTGCTCATAGTCATGAGTCAAAGTTGgattaaattttaagtttgtattaaagtttattgtttaattaaatCTCATATGAAAGTTATTTAAaagttgtaaatattttaatattttaagttatttcaATAGTTTAGAAATAGTTCTTATTTATTGAATTCACTTAGTTtagagaaaaattgaaaatttgtgcTTCATCAGCATTATTTACTAAATTTTTCTCAAGattcataataaaattttaagtgttacaaatttaaaattttaaaattttatttatttatttttttaatatttaaattaatcatatttttaatatttattttatttacatatggaaataataaatataaatttattttatttataaattaaaatttttattttttgtccaacaataatttaaaatattaaaatatttataaaaaattatttattatctatttaatatttaatatttaaaaataaataaaataaataattaatttaattaaaaccataatgataagaaaaaaattatatccaaCTCATAAATATTATCTAAGTGTCATGTGATTAATGAGAGTAACTCAACATAAAAAATGTTGAAGACTAAAAAAATTCCAAGAATTAgataataaaaaccaaaaaaattaattttataaataaaaaaactaaaaattcattCTAGAAAAAATTGAGAtgccaaaaaatatatttaatctaaactCTAAActctaaatcctaaatcctataTTTAACTTATATCTTTGAAGTATATGTAAATATTTGAGCTCaaaactattatatttaaatatttatataacttCAAATTTGTTAGTTTGACTCGATATATTTTAAGAGCATGCCACTGCGGAGTAAATCTAGATTCATGTCTCATAGTCATCATTGATATATTTTCTAGTGGAATCACAGTTTTTTTATGGAGggatatctattttttttattaattaaagtggcTCTAATATCTatcttacaaaataaaaattaaaaaaataaagataacttAAATTtcgtactttaaaattatattagcTAGCTGAAATCAACCAGAGATAGAGAAATGATGTACCATTATCAAGTACAATAAGACCGAAGGAAAGTCCAGTTCTATCGACTGaaactaaatcaaaataaacacTATTAATTAGGACCTTTGTTCGCAAGCAGATCAGACACAACAAATAGCTTCTCAAAAAGCATGAGTGATATAAGTCTtctacacacacacaaaaaaaaaaaacaaatattagtaGGCTTCTagattaagaacaaaaaaaaaagtcttcTAGATATATAGTAAAAACCAAGAATTTAATAATGTTTTCAagttttaaatttcatttattacGGTTTATTTCGTTCAAATTTACCGTTTAAATGAtaagctttttttttcttcttaaaatctctaataaaataatctctaaatAGATTATTGGTATTGTGATCCTCTCTAACACTAAAAAATTGCTTCCCTTCACATCACTCCAAACATCAGTAACTAGTGTAGTTCACATATATACAAAGtagaaaaatgattatttaaataaaatattttaatgtggaagtataagataagaaaataatatgTGATCATATATAAAAATGTCTTCCTCATTTCAGAAATTAACTTCTTTAAATGCTCTAAAGAACGAGGTTTGGACAATTCTCTCTAATTTTAAAGTTGTTATACAATTTGATTgtcaataaattattattgaatttgaTTCAAAAATGATTGTTGACTTAATTTATCACGGTTATACTTTAATTCAATTtccaaatattcaaataaaaataacaactaaaatttatataactGACAAAAATTTGAGTAGTTGGTACAGTAGGATCAAAAATTCCATGTTTAATATAGCTCTATCTTACTATCTCAAATAGGTTCAAATAATCGAGTTATTCAGCCGTGTTGAGGTAGTTATGCTTGGAAATTGAAAAACATTGAAGtcaagagagaaaaaatatagCAAACTTAAGATGAATACCAAATCTGTACTTCCTATAATATATTATCGTATGTATCATGGTTTCAACAAAtcacaacaataaaaaaaactcatcTCTTTTCACACGGTCACTATGAATCTGTATCTAAACCGGTGAATTCATGAAATGAAGGAAGAATAAACAAgagaatatttgatttttgttttaccATAATGCTTTAACAATGTTGAAATATAAGAGAAGAATAAATAAGGGAAGAAGATagtgaataataaattttgttctTTCCGTCATTTTGATATTTGTTTATTCGACTAGAGATGTGATAACAAAACACTGACACATCATATATTACATAATTGTTTATGTCACATAATTAATAgtcaatttaatattaaagattaaattgaaATACGTTTGAATGAGTCGTAGATTAATGTgaatttttgattttatccCAATTATCCGTCAACATGGGTCATTATGGCcacatcaatcacaataaaaaatcaaaatggctaaataattgattatatatcATTACAttctatattaattttttatattttaaaatgttgacatctaatacaaataattacattctatattaattttttatattttaaaatgttcaCATCTAATACAAATagttaacataatcaaattgatattgatatatattacaatataattatcaattaattaaatgattaaatctATATAATAACCttctatatttaaatatttgaaatttcaacattgattaaaaatacttagcattcttaatatttttttttattgatatctgttaaaatttaattactaattcattaaatatatattttttcataaatcgAATTTATTGACTATTGAAGgcatatattattaaattctaaatttattcagatttcaaaatattggcattttattgaaatatttaacaTAGTCAATTTGtatgtttatttatattatgttttgtattttatttattacaaattatcAATAAGAGAATTttgtttagtaaaaaataacGATTGTTTGTGTTAATAGTAAATGATAGGTAGAACATTTAgattatatcattaattatactttgatttaaattttatgatattaagatttgtttgttttttcctttGCTGAATAAAAAAcgagtaaataattttttaatttaatttgttctCAATTAGTTAAGCATGATCGAATTTGTTAAAGCAGATAGTATAGATAGTATAGAGTACTTTCAATGAATGGAAAAACTCTTATTTGAATCATGAGAAGCTAAGGCTCTTAAATAGCCATTACAAGAAAACAAAAGGATCACGTCTACGACTACCTAAAGAACGTGGATCCTTGCTTAAAATATTGCTAAAGAATAGGTCTACCAAAACAGAACAAAAACTAACAGCACTGTCCTATTAATTAGGATacttattaatgaaataaagactaaaacaaTAAAGACTGCTGACATCATCATCAACAGTCTAACagaatttgaaacaaaaatagtaTTCGATGTGGTAAATAATGTACATATAGAGTTTTAAATGTGAAATTCATTTACCATTTATGGTATAGATTTTTGTGGGTGTATTTGaggattaaaaataaacaaacaatactcaaaataacttcaacaaaattattgaaccaaaattaattatcaaaataaataataaaacaaaaagaaactaaaaaaaaaaaaatcaacaaataaaatattcccAAACCTACTAGaagattttatttgtaaaagaaaCCAATTCAAAGTCAAacaagaatattaaaaaaaaaaactatttaaaataacaaaaacaacaattttgaaCTCAACCttaatatcttttattaaaatgagggaagatgaaaaaatatttttatttgaatcatGGATAGGACAAAATCGTTTTACagaattaaatatttcaatgtTTTTAGTTAAATCAATGATGTATAAATATCATCATTCAAAAATGTTCACTTCTTTTTTTCATAAACTTTTGCATCATATCTTCTCTAAATGGcatatattttactaattattaaaaaaaatattaataaattaacattCACATCGTTGTTCAACTCTATTACCACTAAGGTtcctttttttagaataaactTTTTCAACTCTATTcacactattttttattttttattttaatataaaaaataaataaataaataaactttttcaACACCAACTGCTTTCGACATCCCCATATGAaacttataaaaagaaaaaatcaggataaataaaaagattataattCTCAACTAAAGAATGAATGTCTACCAACAATATACGCTATTCgattaaataattagtaacatATTCTGGTAAATTTTGTATGTTAGAAGAGACTATTAATTTCATCCTTCTTGTAAGTTACCAATAACTCCTATTTTAATTTGCTCTGACATACATTCAAGAATATTGCATTAGCAAAACATGTTCAGCGCAATAAAAACATAAGTCGCTATTTGAGTAGTTTAAAAAagcatcaattttttataactgatattttttttataaaaatgatttttattaaagaaGACAACCAGAAAACAATTTCtacttttcttttaaatttcaaataaaataatcttgAAATAGACTATTAGCATTGTAATCTACTACAAACAATGGTTATAGGACGCCAAGTACTTGAAGAAAGATGATTTGCAATTAAACTGTGGTTGCAAATTTTCAATGAATAttggacaaatattttttgtttgtaggAAAAATCCTTCTATTTTTGGTCAATGTTTAAGATGCAAGAAGCCACTAGAAggaaacaattttataaaattcaaaaaatacgGTCGATATTTCTTAATCTTCCTTCACATCCTATTACCCTACATTCTTagcaaaaacaattttttaataaacatttCAGTTTATGGTAAAAAAATGTAGAAAAAAGAATTGTTCACCATGAACATGATgtacaattattaaaaatgtttactgctttttagataaaatattctGTGAAGCACTTGATTAAAGATAAAATGCACGAAGTAGACAATGATGGCTCACAATGTGCAATAATAGTTCCAAAGATCCAATCCTGGAGCCAAAgcccataattttttattgtattaataaTCACATTAATTAAAATCTAGACGTTTGACCACCTTTGTTATAAGATCCCAAACCCATACTTACAAACAACACAAATAAGATAAGGGTATGTTTGTCTTAACATTATATACTTTCCTTCTAATATGATACTTTCCCATTCTTTTTGACTGTTCCCTAGTCCAAGATACTAATTTTCTTTCCAGAACAGTGAAAAGAACAAAACAACTATGGTTCACATTGGATGCACTAATTTTCTTTCACATTCAAAAAATATACATCTAAATACTCCCAATGCATGTTTCCCAAGATAAAGTGACCCCAACTAGCATAACTTTTGCCTTTAGTTTTTAGCTTACACCCCCTTTTTTCAATGATCATAACCCCACCCTGTATCAAAAAGATCTATAATGCTATTAGCACCTCCCATTGCCAAAATTTCTTCCCCCCTCACAAGCTCAAAATCTATTTCTATTGTTCTTCTCAGCAGCAATGGAAAGAAGCCTTGATACACCTTGAGTCCAAACATCATATTCTCTTTGATTCATACACTCGAATTCAACAACACCGCGCATTAATGTTTTCAACCCGAAGTAGCGGCGATTTTCACCACCTTCTAGCAAATGTCGTCCCGGCCAAGCTGGCATATCTTTGATCAGTTCAATCACCACATCtataaattcaaaacaaaacaaaaaggatGGAATTAAAGAACAACCTTTTTGACCTTTTACTAATCCCTAAACGAAACAAGACCCACCTCCAAATCTGGTGTCAAATAATTATAGAGATAGAGCAAGACAAAAGTGTTATTAAAAACtcactctttttctttttggtgATGGTCCCAGCAACATGTCTACTCTTCATTTTCAGAGTAACCTTCACAAAAAGAATTTTCGAAGATTGTAATAAGATAGTGCTAAAGTAAGTTGATACATTCACCTCATCATCATAATACTAAAGGCGCCCTCCACTTCTTAACTTTTTCATGATCAGATTTACAATTAAAACTAATCAATGCTCAAATAATTAAGTGACTCTTGATTATCCTATACAATCAAAAGTATCAGTATAATATTATGGAATAAAGATAAAAGGAATTAAAGAACACACCTGATTCATCCTGTTTATATATACAGATACAACTTTCAAATGAAGATCACCTGCAATCAACTCTCACAGATCATGTCACTTTACAAACCTTAAACATCACAAGACtagaaaataaaaaggaaattattcttgtccacctAAAACTATGCATTAAAACATTCAAAATCACACAATATAAAAACACATGAAGGGTAAAAACCAAGAAATATACCTTTACGCGTGCGCTTGAGAAGCTCGCAACCTCTGGCTAGTAATTCTCTACTACAGATACCCAAGAAATTCTCTTCTGGTGCAAGCTCACCGCTGAAGCTACTATTGCAACTTCCATTGTTACCACTAGAAGAAACCCCCAAATTTCTCTCCACAGGAATCACTGCAGCAATATTCCAAACTTCCTTCAAAGCCCTCGCTTTCAATGTAGCAGCACCGCGTAAAGCTACAACACCACACACAAACAAAAAACACCCAACTCCAAAAAATCAACATTCATTTTATTTCCAACAAAAACTCAACCAATTCACAAAAAGTGTGTGCAGTTACAATGCAGAGAGAACCAAAATTGATTATGGAgtcataaaattgattttaacatGTTTAGATGATGtcgattaaaattgattttgtctcTGTTATTTTTCCAGCTTTTGACTTGaattcaatccacacataaaccACTTTAAACATAAAACCAATTCaccaaaaaaaatcaatatttgtcGCTTCAAAATCAAATACCAAAAAATGTTCCTAAAAATTTATTCACCACAAATCACAATCACATATATTACCTGTTGCAGCCGCAGCAGTTAAAGTCGTGATATCACCGGCAGATCTAACATTCACAGCGGAGCTAACCACTGCAGCAAGGTGTTCCCTCTCCGCCCCTAAAGCCTCAGCCGCTTCAACACACTGCGCTGCCACCAACGTTGCCGCAGATGCCACAGCCGAATCAGTCTTTGCCACCTGCTCGTCTTTGCCAGAACCAGACGACGCAGCCGTGGCAGCCGCAATTGCAGCAACCGCGGCAGCAACTGCAGCCACCGAAATCGCGGCATGAAGCTCCGCATTATGTGCCCTtgcttcttctttcttcttctccttcctGTCCTTAAGCCATCTCCCAACCGTCTTCCCGCCACCGCCAGGAGGTTTAAAATAACCGTTTAAATTAGCGCTCGTGGCGTTGTTGGAACGGCCATACTGCATAGAAAAACGCATAGCAGCCATTTTGATGTTAAAAAAATCTAACACGAAATACGTAACAACACATTATCCATTTGTTGTTTGTACCATTACCACCACCAATTCTTGGTCATAACCAAATAAAACATTACTACCATTAACACCTATGTAACTAattgaaaaacaagaaaaaacatTGTGATGCCTTTGCAAAGGCCTTCATCAACATAATAACCTTGAGCCATTAATCAAGAGAGAGACGAATTTTACGATTTGCGGTTGGGTTGCGGGAACCAGGTTACTTAACCAAtgtacataattaataaaataattcaatcaaataacGGTTGTCTAAAAATAGAGGGTGTGTAAATCAAAATTAGTACTAGAATTTGCAATATTTAATTTCACGCGGTTTGAGATAAATCAaccagaaaatataaaattaatttatttgtgaaaaaGTAGTAGTGTATAGTATTTAGCATTGAAGGTATGAAATGAAGTAAAGAGTGTTAAATTTATGCGGGAAATAGTGAAGaattaattgataattaaaGAAAGGGCGTTGAACCTTGATATCGTCGATTTCAGAAGGAGAAACAGGAGAAGTATCGGTTAAAGGACCACTACTATGAGAGAGTCTCCCTGAAGTTCGTGGAGATGCTTCTTCCTGCNNNNNNNNNNNNNNNNNNNNNNNNNNNNNNNNNNNNNNNNNNNNNNNNNNNNNNNNNNNNNNNNNNNNNNNNNNNNNNNNNNNNtgagaagaataagccaaacGACAAAAGTAAAAACCAAAGAAACATTTATTTAGTGACTGAAAAATACAAGAAAGAGACTATTACGGATTGTGACATGATGCGTTCCATGACCATTTGAGAGGTTTCAGAGGAAGCAAAAGAAAACGGGTTTAATGAAACGGCGGCGGTATCTTCGGCGGTGTTTTCTTGTATGGTGATGGTAGTGTGGTTGGGAGCAGGGGAAAGAGCTTTGGATACTTCGAGGGCTGATACGCTCCAGGAACGTGAGAGGAATTCCATTGGTTCGCGTGGTGTTTCAGGTGGACGGAACATGGAGGAGTGAAGTGGGTCGGGTCTCCAGGAATGGGTTTGGGGAATATCCATTTGGGTTGAGAATGAAAGAGAAGAGTGGTGTGTTTAATGTTTAtagagaatgatgagaagagtAAGTGGAAGGAAGGAATGAATGAATTAATACAAAGAGAGACAAAGCAGCCGATTGTATTGTGTGTCAGTTTCAGTCTTATTAAAAACCTCTCATTTTTAACAACCAAACAAAATATACTAATACAAAAGGAACTACATCACACCATTAATTTCAttgttaaaattagttttatttttttaaatctttataACATCATCGTTAAACACTTTTAATCTAATCTTACAaagttaacaaatattttttaattatttttttgtcaaacatattaataatattattaaaaataaaaaatgaattcaaatttttaattcttaaatttatatttttgttaatgttatgttgagataatgatttttaaa
The genomic region above belongs to Cicer arietinum cultivar CDC Frontier isolate Library 1 chromosome 4, Cicar.CDCFrontier_v2.0, whole genome shotgun sequence and contains:
- the LOC101505664 gene encoding VAN3-binding protein isoform X1, which translates into the protein MDIPQTHSWRPDPLHSSMFRPPETPREPMEFLSRSWSVSALEVSKALSPAPNHTTITIQENTAEDTAAVSLNPFSFASSETSQMVMERIMSQSQEEASPRTSGRLSHSSGPLTDTSPVSPSEIDDIKYGRSNNATSANLNGYFKPPGGGGKTVGRWLKDRKEKKKEEARAHNAELHAAISVAAVAAAVAAIAAATAASSGSGKDEQVAKTDSAVASAATLVAAQCVEAAEALGAEREHLAAVVSSAVNVRSAGDITTLTAAAATALRGAATLKARALKEVWNIAAVIPVERNLGVSSSGNNGSCNSSFSGELAPEENFLGICSRELLARGCELLKRTRKGDLHLKVVSVYINRMNQVTLKMKSRHVAGTITKKKKNVVIELIKDMPAWPGRHLLEGGENRRYFGLKTLMRGVVEFECMNQREYDVWTQGVSRLLSIAAEKNNRNRF
- the LOC101505664 gene encoding VAN3-binding protein isoform X2, whose product is MDIPQTHSWRPDPLHSSMFRPPETPREPMEFLSRSWSVSALEVSKALSPAPNHTTITIQENTAEDTAAVSLNPFSFASSETSQMVMERIMSQSEEASPRTSGRLSHSSGPLTDTSPVSPSEIDDIKYGRSNNATSANLNGYFKPPGGGGKTVGRWLKDRKEKKKEEARAHNAELHAAISVAAVAAAVAAIAAATAASSGSGKDEQVAKTDSAVASAATLVAAQCVEAAEALGAEREHLAAVVSSAVNVRSAGDITTLTAAAATALRGAATLKARALKEVWNIAAVIPVERNLGVSSSGNNGSCNSSFSGELAPEENFLGICSRELLARGCELLKRTRKGDLHLKVVSVYINRMNQVTLKMKSRHVAGTITKKKKNVVIELIKDMPAWPGRHLLEGGENRRYFGLKTLMRGVVEFECMNQREYDVWTQGVSRLLSIAAEKNNRNRF